Genomic window (Rhododendron vialii isolate Sample 1 chromosome 4a, ASM3025357v1):
GGTTCTATCTACCAAAATTTTGACTTCTGCTTTCGGCGCAATCGGGGAAGCACTTTGAGAAACAGATTCAAAGCATCAGTCAACCCTCGTGACGGCGGATTTTGCAGATGGGACGGAAGAAAAACGTAAAAAGGAATAAcgctcaccacccaagttaggATACCAACGAGATACATATATCACCACCCGAGGATTTAACTAGGGATACAGGGTGTAGGGATCGTTCATCACTCAATGGAATCCTCCTAAGAGATACATAAAACGATGAACAAGAAAATAATTCTTGTCACAAGCCAAAGGCTCTATTTTACTTAAACACACTCTCTAATGATTTCATTAATAGGAAAGGATATAAATAGGACTTGTTGGAACATCCCTCCAacataggaaaaataaacttaaatttcCAAGACACAAATTAAAAAGACTTAGACCATAAACTATATAAAAACTCTTCGATCGAAGCAACGACTTCTTGAATGACTTTAAGGACTTTAACCGGCATCACCTCATCTAAGGGCTTAAATCTCCCAAGACACCTCCACAGaatgccctttttttttttaaaaccggaAGAATGTCTTATTTGGGCTGCGGAAGTTGAagtactaagagcatctccatttgGTCTTTCAACTCATGTCTTTGGTTGGATTTTATGCAGTTAATGaaacattttacattttgtTGCTCCATTGAAACACTTTAGTAACTTTGTTAGATAAAAAACAGGATCTTGATTTTAGAGCCTCTGAAAAATATGGTTGCAGTTAACTAAAAGTGGGATTGCAGAAAATATAACTCAGTCTTTTTCGGTGAACGATTCCTTGATCGAATTGTTTGGGGATAATAATGTCCAGAAATGGCAGTGAGCCCATTGGGACATAACCAGCTTGTAGACAGTCGCATTTGTCATTATTCAATATACTTCTGTTGTTCTTTTGTGGTTGTTTATGAAGTTATCAGTCTTGTTTCTTGTGTTAtgcacatgtgtttaattgtcCTGTATCTACAAAATTTGATCCTCGGATCTTCTTTTATAATGACAATGGCAGCGATTTTCTTCTGGAAAATATATTGAGTGAATTAGGGGGGATAATTTCCCTAGCCCAatccatttttgaaaaagacaggAATCCATTCTTTGTTCAGTTACCCATATGAGAAAAGAAGTTTCTAAAAGAACCTGGGACCCAAACAAAACTTGAGAAATATTGCAGATAATGGATAAGGATAAACTGAGTAAATGAGTGGACATAAATTTGCTTAAGCCAGTAGAAAACCACAAAGCATTATCTGCTAATAAAAGATAATAAAATCATAAACCTCTTCAGCAGTACTTTTCTACATCCATGGAGCTCCAGTTTCCTTCAATTCCTCTGCTCTTATCTTTCCTCCTCTTCGTTTTCATGGTATTCAAAATTGCCAAGAAAACCAGATCCAAGACTTCGAGTCCAAAGCTTCCCCCGGGGCCATGGAAGCTCCCTCTCATAGGAAACATGCACCAGCTTGCAGTTTCAGGCTCACTGCCCCACCACACCTTGAGAAAAATGGCCGGAAAATACGGGCCGTTGATGCACCTAAACCTCGGCGAGGTCTCCACCATCATTGTCACGTCTGCGGAAATCGCCAAGGAGGTTTTGAAAACACATGACCTCATCTTTGCTCAAAGGCCTTTCCTTCTTGCTTCGAGAATTCTCTGTTATGATTCCACAGACATCGTGTTTTCGCCCTTCGGTGATTACTGGAGACAAATGCGGAAAATATGTGTGATGGAACTTTTAAGCTCAAAGCGCGTCCAAACATTTCAGGGTATCAGGGAAGAAGAGGTCTCGAATCTCATCATGTCAATTTCACAAGAAAGGGAATTACCCATCAATCTTAGCAAGAAAATTTACTCCTTGACATTTGGGATTGTTGGTAGAGCGGCATTTGGGAAGAAAAGCAAATACCAAGAAGAACTCATTTCCATTATCGAGGAGGCTAATCCCTTGGTAGCAGGCTTCACTATTGTTGACATGTACCCGTCGGTGAAACTGCTTGAAGTGACCACCGGATTCAGGTGCAAGCTCGAGAAAATACACGAAAAGCAAAATCAGATACTCGAAAGCGTTGTTAGGGACCATAAAGAAAGGAGGACAACAGAAAGTggaaaaggagaagcagaaggaGAGGATCTAGTTGATGTTCTTCTAAGAATTCAGAAGCAAGGTGACCTTGAATTTCCATTGACCGATGACAACATCAAAGCAGTCCTTTTGGTTAGTATCTTTCATCTGTCTATATTCACTACAACATCTACATACACGGTCTGCCATACTTGTGTTTCGCGAAAAATGGTTTTTCGATTTTGGAGAATGAGGGGAAAACTTATGTACTTTAGGCCTTCGGGCAAGAAAAGCATCAAATTTCGCTACCAAAACCAAATATTAACCAAATAGAATGATAACGCTTTAAACAAAAAGGTGTGCACGTATGCTGGCtcacaatcaaaattgaaagtgCTTCAGAGTTCAGAGCATGAGGATAAAGGACAGAAAACGGAGTGGTTGAACAAAACATGAAGCATGAAAGGTGAAATAGTAGTCAACAGAGCAGCAAAAGAGTACTATTTCGACATTGATTCAAATTGTTTAGAAGTTACGCGAGGGATAAATTCCTTTGAGGCCTTTTTTAGTTGTGACATAACATTGTTCAACAAGAAGCAGGAAGACCCAATCAGCAAAAATAAACGTCGGCTCATGTTGTTGTTTGaacctcactgcaactttcgtTGAAGATGACAGGTCTGACATATATAATTCACCTAGATGTGCTTTTTCATGTTTCTTGCTCTAATGCATCTATCGGTGTGTCGTTTCAAAACAGTTAAAGGTAGATTATAACTAACCCATTTTTAATACAACTCACGGTTGTGTTAGTAATCAGTACCTAAGTATAGCAATCCCACAAATTTCAGGATATTTTCAGTGCCGGAAGTGAGACGTCATCAACAATTATAGAGTGGGCAATGTCAGAACTGCTGAAAAACCCACAACTCATGAAAAGAGCACAAGATGAGGTTAGAAATATCTTCGACAATAAAGGAAATGTTGATGAAACAGGCCTTCCCGAATTGAAGTATC
Coding sequences:
- the LOC131322358 gene encoding cytochrome P450 71D10-like, translating into MELQFPSIPLLLSFLLFVFMVFKIAKKTRSKTSSPKLPPGPWKLPLIGNMHQLAVSGSLPHHTLRKMAGKYGPLMHLNLGEVSTIIVTSAEIAKEVLKTHDLIFAQRPFLLASRILCYDSTDIVFSPFGDYWRQMRKICVMELLSSKRVQTFQGIREEEVSNLIMSISQERELPINLSKKIYSLTFGIVGRAAFGKKSKYQEELISIIEEANPLVAGFTIVDMYPSVKLLEVTTGFRCKLEKIHEKQNQILESVVRDHKERRTTESGKGEAEGEDLVDVLLRIQKQGDLEFPLTDDNIKAVLLDIFSAGSETSSTIIEWAMSELLKNPQLMKRAQDEVRNIFDNKGNVDETGLPELKYLNSIVKETLRLHPSAPLLVPRESSEKCMVSGYEIPEKTRVIVNAWAIGRDPKYWTDAEKFDPERFIDSEIDYKGRDFEYIPFGAGRRICPGLLFALPNMELPLAQLLYHFDWKLPKGMKAEELDMEERFGLTVRREHDLYLIPVPYNHLSSVK